Proteins from a genomic interval of Gopherus evgoodei ecotype Sinaloan lineage chromosome 7, rGopEvg1_v1.p, whole genome shotgun sequence:
- the SEMA3B gene encoding semaphorin-3B isoform X1, giving the protein MILALLLQLLWILGGWGRMAGPHPRLRLSFQELKVRHGLRTYGLERSCCYEALLLDEERGRLFVGGKNHLASLSLDNISKQDKKIYWPAPVEWREECNWAGKDINAECMNFIKILHLYNRTHLYACGTGAFHPTCAFVEVGQRMEEPVFKLDPAAMEDGKGKSPYDPRHVAASVLVGEELYSGVATDLMGRDFTIFRSLGLRPSIRTEQHDSRWLNEPKFVDVFWIPESENPDDDKIYFFFRETAVEGQQGLGKASFARIGQICRNDLGGQRSLVNKWTTFLKARLVCSVPGSDGGDTFFDELRDVFLLRTRDTQNPLLYAVFSTSSSVFRGSAVCLYNMHDIRRAFLGPFAHKEGPNYQWVSYQGRVPYPRPGMCPSKTFGTFSSTKDFPDDVIQFARNHPLMANPVLPHNQRPVFLQTSGDYTFTRIAVDRVMAADGHYDVLFIGTDVGTVLKVVSVPKENWQNKEELLLEELQVFKDSSPITSMQISSKRQQLYVGSPTSLSQLPLHRCGIYGKGCAECCLARDPYCAWNGTSCTRYMPNTKRRFRRQDVRNGDPNTLCSGADPHQSSVPEKKLYGVEGSSAFLECVPKSLQARVLWTYQKASDTPRKEVQLDERVLLTERGILLRSVTRKDAGLYHCQATEHGFTQTLLRLSLEVIGAREEAPAEPASSKLWYQDFLQLVDHPNLSTMDQVCQQLWGRTSHQPKKKPPRPPPLSIQVKPHKWKHVEEMRKARKRRTHELPRAERGPRSAAAW; this is encoded by the exons ATGATCCTcgcactgctgctgcagctgctctggatCCTGGGCGGATGGGGCAGGATGGCTGGCCCCCACCCAAGGCTCAGACTGTCTTTCCAAG AGTTAAAAGTGCGTCATGGGCTGCGCACCTATGGGCTGGAGCGCTCCTGCTGCTATGAGGCACTGCTCCTGGACGAGGAGCGGGGTCGGCTCTTCGTTGGCGGCAAGAACCACCTGGCCTCCCTGAGCCTGGACAACATCAGCAAGCAGGACAAGAAG ATCTACTGGCCAGCGCCTGTGGAGTGGAGGGAGGAATGCAACTGGGCCGGCAAAGACATCAAT GCCGAGTGTATGAACTTCATTAAGATCCTGCACCTGTACAACCGCACCCACCTGTATGCCTGTGGCACAGGCGCCTTCCACCCCACCTGTGCCTTTGTGGAGGTCGGCCAGCGCATGGAG gagcccgTCTTTAAGCTGGACCCTGCAGCCATGGAGGACGGCAAAGGGAAGAGCCCATACGACCCACGGCACGTGGCTGCCTCGGTGCTCGTGG GGGAGGAGCTGTATTCCGGGGTGGCAACCGACCTGATGGGCCGTGACTTCACCATCTTCCGCAGCCTAGGGCTGCGCCCGTCCATTCGTACTGAGCAGCATGACTCCCGCTGGCTCAACG AACCCAAGTTTGTGGACGTGTTCTGGATCCCGGAGAGTGAGAACCCGGACGATGACAAGATCTACTTCTTCTTCCGCGAGACGGCggtggaggggcagcaggggctgggcaagGCCAGCTTCGCCCGCATCGGCCAGATCTGCAGG AACGACCTGGGTGGACAGCGGAGTCTGGTGAACAAGTGGACAACGTTCCTGaaggccaggctggtgtgttcAGTGCCAGGCAGCGACGGGGGCGACACCTTCTTTGACGAGCTCC GTGACGTCTTCCTGCTGAGGACGAGGGACACACAGAACCCCCTGCTCTACGCCGTCTTCTCTACCTCCAG CTCGGTGTTTAGGGGCTCCGCCGTCTGCCTGTACAACATGCACGACATCCGCCGAGCCTTCCTGGGGCCCTTCGCTCACAAGGAGGGGCCCAACTACCAGTGGGTGTCGTACCAGGGCCGTGTGCCCTACCCTCGCCCGGGCATG TGCCCCAGCAAAACCTTTGGCACCTTCAGCTCCACCAAAGATTTCCCCGACGATGTGATCCAGTTTGCCCGCAATCACCCACTCATGGCCAACCCCGTGCTGCCACACAACCAGCGGCCAGTTTTCCTGCAGACCAGCGGGGACTACACCTTCACCCGCATCGCCGTGGACCGGGTGATGGCCGCCGACGGGCACTACGACGTCCTCTTCATTGGCACAG ACGTTGGCACGGTGCTGAAGGTGGTCTCGGTGCCCAAGGAGAACTGGCAGAacaaggaggagctgctgctggaggagctaCAGGTGTTTAAG GATTCGTCCCCCATCACCAGCATGCAGATCTCATCCAAGCGG CAACAACTCTATGTGGGCTCCCCGACGTCCCTCTCCCAGCTGCCCCTGCACCGCTGCGGGATCTATGGCAAGGGCTGTGCCGAGTGCTGCCTGGCCAGAGATCCCTACTGCGCCTGGAACGGCACCAGCTGCACCCGCTACATGCCCAACACCAAGAG GCGTTTTCGGCGACAGGACGTCCGGAACGGAGACCCCAACACGCTGTGCTCTGGAG CAGATCCCCACCAGAGCAGCGTGCCAGAGAAGAAGCTGTACGGGGTGGAGGGCAGCAGTGCCTTCCTGGAGTGCGTGCCCAAGTCCCTGCAGGCCCGGGTGTTGTGGACCTACCAGAAAGCCAGCGACACCCCGAGGAAGGAG GTGCAGCTGGACGAGCGGGTGCTGCTGACGGAGAGGGGCATCCTCCTCCGCAGCGTGACACGCAAGGATGCCGGGCTTTACCACTGCCAGGCCACAGAGCACGGCTTCACCCAGACCCTCCTCCGCCTCTCGCTGGAGGTGATCGGTGCCCGGGAGGAGGCACCCGCCGAGCCAGCCAGCAGCAAGTTGTGGTACCAGGACTTCCTGCAGCTGGTGGACCACCCCAACCTCAGCACCATGGATCAGGTCTGCCAGCAGTTGTGGGGCCGCACAAGCCACCAGCCCAAGAAGAAGCCTCCCCGGCCCCCCCCGCTGAGCATCCAGGTGAAGCCCCACAAATGGAAGCATGTGGAGGAGATGCGGAAAGCCCGCAAGCGACGCACACACGAGCTGCCCCGTGCTGAGAGGGGACCCCGCAGCGCCGCCGCCTGGTGA
- the SEMA3B gene encoding semaphorin-3B isoform X2, producing the protein MHDIRRAFLGPFAHKEGPNYQWVSYQGRVPYPRPGMCPSKTFGTFSSTKDFPDDVIQFARNHPLMANPVLPHNQRPVFLQTSGDYTFTRIAVDRVMAADGHYDVLFIGTDVGTVLKVVSVPKENWQNKEELLLEELQVFKDSSPITSMQISSKRQQLYVGSPTSLSQLPLHRCGIYGKGCAECCLARDPYCAWNGTSCTRYMPNTKRRFRRQDVRNGDPNTLCSGDPHQSSVPEKKLYGVEGSSAFLECVPKSLQARVLWTYQKASDTPRKEVQLDERVLLTERGILLRSVTRKDAGLYHCQATEHGFTQTLLRLSLEVIGAREEAPAEPASSKLWYQDFLQLVDHPNLSTMDQVCQQLWGRTSHQPKKKPPRPPPLSIQVKPHKWKHVEEMRKARKRRTHELPRAERGPRSAAAW; encoded by the exons ATGCACGACATCCGCCGAGCCTTCCTGGGGCCCTTCGCTCACAAGGAGGGGCCCAACTACCAGTGGGTGTCGTACCAGGGCCGTGTGCCCTACCCTCGCCCGGGCATG TGCCCCAGCAAAACCTTTGGCACCTTCAGCTCCACCAAAGATTTCCCCGACGATGTGATCCAGTTTGCCCGCAATCACCCACTCATGGCCAACCCCGTGCTGCCACACAACCAGCGGCCAGTTTTCCTGCAGACCAGCGGGGACTACACCTTCACCCGCATCGCCGTGGACCGGGTGATGGCCGCCGACGGGCACTACGACGTCCTCTTCATTGGCACAG ACGTTGGCACGGTGCTGAAGGTGGTCTCGGTGCCCAAGGAGAACTGGCAGAacaaggaggagctgctgctggaggagctaCAGGTGTTTAAG GATTCGTCCCCCATCACCAGCATGCAGATCTCATCCAAGCGG CAACAACTCTATGTGGGCTCCCCGACGTCCCTCTCCCAGCTGCCCCTGCACCGCTGCGGGATCTATGGCAAGGGCTGTGCCGAGTGCTGCCTGGCCAGAGATCCCTACTGCGCCTGGAACGGCACCAGCTGCACCCGCTACATGCCCAACACCAAGAG GCGTTTTCGGCGACAGGACGTCCGGAACGGAGACCCCAACACGCTGTGCTCTGGAG ATCCCCACCAGAGCAGCGTGCCAGAGAAGAAGCTGTACGGGGTGGAGGGCAGCAGTGCCTTCCTGGAGTGCGTGCCCAAGTCCCTGCAGGCCCGGGTGTTGTGGACCTACCAGAAAGCCAGCGACACCCCGAGGAAGGAG GTGCAGCTGGACGAGCGGGTGCTGCTGACGGAGAGGGGCATCCTCCTCCGCAGCGTGACACGCAAGGATGCCGGGCTTTACCACTGCCAGGCCACAGAGCACGGCTTCACCCAGACCCTCCTCCGCCTCTCGCTGGAGGTGATCGGTGCCCGGGAGGAGGCACCCGCCGAGCCAGCCAGCAGCAAGTTGTGGTACCAGGACTTCCTGCAGCTGGTGGACCACCCCAACCTCAGCACCATGGATCAGGTCTGCCAGCAGTTGTGGGGCCGCACAAGCCACCAGCCCAAGAAGAAGCCTCCCCGGCCCCCCCCGCTGAGCATCCAGGTGAAGCCCCACAAATGGAAGCATGTGGAGGAGATGCGGAAAGCCCGCAAGCGACGCACACACGAGCTGCCCCGTGCTGAGAGGGGACCCCGCAGCGCCGCCGCCTGGTGA